A genomic window from Sphingobacterium sp. BN32 includes:
- a CDS encoding exonuclease domain-containing protein, whose protein sequence is MSNTFTSIDFELATSKYSSVCAVGIVNVVDGIITNEFYSLVRPPANKYMWQTSRIHGIKSKHTENAPTFIELFPQIKGLILGQAMVAHDELLDRSVLKETMGFYNLSYKELKLPQMWECTSKIYRALGFERTKLSICCEIMGVSLQHHDALSDARATAELYLKKDQVKNNLKIG, encoded by the coding sequence ATGTCAAATACATTTACAAGTATAGATTTTGAATTAGCAACGTCGAAATATAGTAGCGTTTGTGCAGTGGGCATCGTCAATGTCGTAGATGGGATTATTACTAATGAATTTTATAGTTTAGTAAGACCCCCGGCAAATAAATATATGTGGCAAACTTCCAGAATACATGGCATTAAGTCAAAACATACCGAAAATGCGCCAACTTTTATTGAACTATTTCCCCAGATCAAAGGTTTAATACTGGGACAGGCCATGGTCGCGCACGATGAGTTGCTAGATCGCTCGGTGCTGAAGGAGACCATGGGTTTCTATAATTTATCATACAAGGAATTAAAGCTTCCGCAAATGTGGGAGTGTACCAGTAAAATATATCGTGCCTTAGGTTTTGAAAGAACAAAACTGAGTATCTGTTGCGAAATCATGGGGGTATCGCTGCAACACCACGATGCATTATCAGATGCGCGGGCTACAGCGGAGCTCTATCTGAAGAAAGATCAAGTAAAAAACAATTTAAAAATCGGTTAA
- a CDS encoding carboxy terminal-processing peptidase: MNNIKKTIYMLRNLILGLSLISIVACAAKPRVDLEQEGLQLKPTTQHGVIVKEVANLLENFSYKRVSMNDSISNIIFNNIVEGLDQGRNYLLQSDIDDFQQFKNTFGQDFKEGDLSSAFYMFNKYSDRYLQCLNYALEQVDAHHDFSKDENYNSFREKLPWFKSDAELKDQWRKRVKYDLLNLKLTAGDSVKLDLAKNKETLRNRYKNLISQASKANANDAFQIIMTAFTAAVDPHTNYYNPSFAQAFNESMSNTLEGIGAQLQMENEMVTIKMIIAGGPAFKDKTLQINDRIVAVAQGDGEFEDIIGWRLDAAVAKIKGKKGTVVRLKVLPAGAELSTAPKIVRLTREKIVLEEESAKREIKTIKGEDGKNYRVGIINLPKFYIDFDAVRRGDQNYKSTTRDVRLLLDSLKQDGVDAVLMDLRNNGGGSLQEAIELTGLFIDKGPVVQVRDTRNRVQVDSDQESGVSWDGPFGVIINRFSASASEIFAGAIQDYGRGIILGSTSYGKGTVQNAVDMSRFISATNKLLIKASGEKDADTPNGAPEFGQINITMGKFYRVTGSSTQHKGVEPDVTFPTQYSAEKFGESSEPSALPWDQIKPSTFSKISDLTSINAQLNQIHTKRMQKSPAYTFLLEDIAEFNKVDAMPSVSLNESKLKAERETNRLKNRDRINKQLAFLGLPLWKEGQPQPKFDYDFVLEESANVLIDYIRLNKK, translated from the coding sequence ATGAACAATATTAAGAAAACCATCTACATGTTAAGAAATCTCATCTTAGGTCTTTCATTAATCTCTATCGTCGCTTGCGCAGCGAAGCCTCGCGTAGATCTGGAGCAAGAGGGCTTACAACTAAAACCGACAACACAGCATGGCGTAATCGTAAAAGAGGTTGCCAATTTATTGGAAAACTTCAGCTACAAACGCGTTTCGATGAACGATTCTATTTCTAATATTATTTTCAACAATATAGTAGAAGGCTTAGATCAGGGAAGAAACTATTTATTACAGTCAGATATTGACGATTTCCAACAATTCAAAAATACCTTTGGACAGGACTTTAAAGAGGGTGACCTTTCGAGCGCTTTCTACATGTTCAACAAATATTCAGATCGCTACTTACAATGTTTGAACTATGCTTTAGAGCAAGTAGACGCACATCATGATTTTAGCAAAGATGAAAACTACAATAGCTTTCGCGAAAAGCTACCGTGGTTCAAATCTGACGCTGAATTAAAAGATCAGTGGAGGAAACGTGTAAAATATGATCTATTGAACCTGAAGCTCACAGCGGGCGACTCGGTTAAGCTCGATTTGGCGAAGAATAAAGAAACACTACGTAACCGTTATAAGAACCTGATTTCTCAAGCCTCCAAAGCAAATGCTAATGATGCGTTCCAAATTATCATGACTGCATTTACAGCAGCGGTGGACCCCCACACCAACTACTACAATCCATCATTTGCGCAGGCATTTAACGAGAGCATGTCTAATACGTTAGAGGGAATTGGCGCACAACTGCAGATGGAAAACGAGATGGTTACGATCAAGATGATCATCGCGGGAGGACCAGCATTCAAAGACAAAACATTACAGATTAACGATCGTATTGTCGCTGTAGCACAGGGCGACGGTGAGTTTGAAGATATCATCGGCTGGCGCTTAGATGCTGCTGTTGCGAAAATCAAAGGAAAGAAAGGTACCGTTGTACGTTTGAAAGTATTACCAGCGGGCGCAGAATTATCTACTGCACCAAAAATAGTGAGGTTAACTCGTGAGAAAATCGTTCTTGAAGAAGAATCTGCAAAACGTGAGATCAAAACAATCAAAGGCGAAGATGGTAAGAACTATCGTGTAGGTATCATTAATCTACCGAAATTCTATATTGACTTTGATGCTGTACGCCGTGGTGACCAAAATTATAAGAGTACTACCCGTGACGTAAGATTACTCCTAGATAGCTTAAAACAAGATGGTGTTGACGCTGTATTGATGGACTTACGTAATAACGGGGGTGGTTCACTTCAAGAAGCAATCGAGCTAACGGGTCTGTTTATCGACAAGGGTCCAGTAGTTCAAGTTCGCGATACCAGAAACCGCGTTCAAGTAGACAGCGATCAAGAATCCGGTGTTAGTTGGGATGGCCCGTTTGGTGTCATCATAAACCGCTTCTCGGCATCTGCCTCGGAAATCTTTGCTGGTGCGATCCAAGATTATGGTCGTGGTATCATTTTAGGTTCAACATCCTATGGTAAAGGCACGGTGCAAAACGCTGTGGATATGTCCAGATTTATCAGTGCAACCAACAAGCTCTTAATCAAAGCTTCTGGCGAAAAGGATGCTGACACCCCAAATGGGGCACCGGAGTTCGGTCAGATTAATATTACCATGGGTAAATTCTACCGTGTAACAGGAAGCAGTACCCAACACAAGGGTGTTGAACCTGATGTTACCTTCCCCACGCAATATTCCGCAGAGAAATTTGGCGAAAGTTCGGAACCTTCGGCTTTACCTTGGGATCAGATCAAACCATCGACCTTTTCGAAGATTTCCGATTTAACATCGATCAACGCGCAGTTGAACCAGATACACACAAAACGCATGCAGAAGTCTCCTGCTTATACCTTCTTACTCGAAGATATCGCTGAATTCAATAAAGTAGACGCTATGCCTTCGGTAAGCCTAAATGAGTCCAAACTAAAAGCAGAGCGTGAGACAAATCGATTAAAAAATCGCGACCGTATTAACAAGCAGTTGGCATTCCTAGGATTGCCGCTCTGGAAAGAAGGACAGCCGCAGCCAAAATTCGATTATGATTTCGTGCTGGAAGAAAGCGCTAACGTGTTAATCGATTATATCCGTCTAAATAAAAAGTAA
- a CDS encoding type II toxin-antitoxin system PemK/MazF family toxin, which produces MVKRFEVYFIDLNPTIGSEINKIRPAVIVSPNEMNNALNTVIIAPLTSTLKPYPMRVNCKVDGKQAQIALDHIRSVDKKRLKGKHGEIENSTQKQVVNTLLEMFS; this is translated from the coding sequence ATGGTAAAAAGATTTGAAGTGTATTTTATAGACCTTAATCCTACCATTGGTTCCGAAATTAATAAAATTAGACCTGCTGTTATAGTTTCACCAAATGAAATGAATAATGCTTTAAACACAGTAATTATTGCACCGCTTACATCGACACTCAAACCTTATCCAATGCGCGTAAATTGTAAGGTAGATGGAAAGCAAGCTCAGATTGCTTTAGACCATATAAGATCTGTTGATAAAAAAAGATTAAAGGGTAAACATGGAGAAATTGAAAATTCTACACAAAAACAAGTTGTTAATACTTTATTAGAAATGTTCTCCTAG
- a CDS encoding replication-associated recombination protein A translates to MTTRIPLAERMRPKSIEDYVGQKHIIGEGAVLRNAIEQQVIPSMIFWGPPGVGKTTLALLVAKALERPFYSLSAIQSGVKDVREVIEKAEQLKQFNQEQPILFIDEIHRFSKSQQDSLLGAVERGTVTLIGATTENPSFEVISALLSRCQVYVLEELTKEDLVHIVDKALAEDEYLKGESIKIEEYEALLQLSAGDARKLLNILELVSQAAIHSQQPVTNDFVARHVQQNRIRYDKSGEQHYDIISAFIKSIRGSDPNAAVYWLARMIEGGEDPKFIARRLLILASEDIGNANPNALLLANNCFQAVNVIGWPESRIILSQTVTYLASSAKSNAAYEAINKAQAMVKQTGNLSIPLHLRNAPTKLMKELDYGTDYKYAHAFSGNFVDQEYMPDQLRGVKLYEPGKNAAEEKMRQSLKERWKGKYGY, encoded by the coding sequence ATGACAACAAGGATCCCATTAGCTGAACGTATGCGCCCTAAATCTATTGAAGATTATGTGGGACAAAAGCATATTATTGGCGAAGGGGCTGTTTTAAGGAACGCTATTGAGCAGCAGGTTATACCATCGATGATCTTTTGGGGGCCGCCTGGGGTGGGTAAAACAACCTTAGCGCTCTTAGTGGCGAAGGCTTTGGAGCGACCTTTCTACAGCTTGAGCGCGATTCAATCGGGCGTAAAGGATGTTAGGGAGGTTATAGAAAAGGCCGAGCAGCTTAAGCAGTTCAATCAGGAACAACCTATACTTTTCATCGACGAGATACATCGATTCTCCAAATCACAGCAAGATTCCCTTTTGGGTGCCGTGGAGCGAGGGACTGTCACATTAATTGGTGCAACGACAGAAAACCCTTCGTTCGAGGTGATTTCGGCTTTACTTTCCCGATGCCAGGTCTATGTGCTGGAAGAATTGACAAAAGAAGATCTGGTGCACATCGTTGATAAGGCGCTTGCGGAGGATGAGTATCTAAAGGGAGAGTCCATTAAAATTGAAGAATACGAAGCCTTGCTTCAGCTGTCAGCAGGAGATGCTAGGAAGCTATTGAACATCTTAGAATTGGTGAGTCAAGCCGCCATACATTCGCAGCAACCGGTCACTAACGACTTCGTTGCCCGACATGTGCAGCAAAATAGAATCCGTTATGACAAGTCCGGTGAGCAGCATTATGATATCATTTCGGCGTTTATAAAATCTATTCGGGGCTCGGATCCCAATGCTGCGGTCTATTGGTTAGCGCGTATGATTGAAGGAGGGGAAGATCCTAAATTTATTGCTCGACGCCTATTAATCTTAGCGTCGGAGGATATCGGGAATGCGAATCCGAATGCCTTGCTTTTGGCGAATAACTGCTTTCAAGCCGTTAACGTTATTGGCTGGCCGGAGTCCAGGATCATTCTTTCGCAAACCGTAACCTATTTGGCGAGTTCTGCGAAAAGCAATGCCGCCTATGAAGCGATCAACAAAGCGCAAGCCATGGTGAAGCAGACCGGGAATCTGTCCATCCCCCTGCATTTGAGAAATGCGCCAACAAAATTGATGAAAGAGTTGGATTATGGCACTGACTATAAGTATGCTCACGCCTTTTCAGGAAACTTTGTTGATCAAGAATATATGCCCGATCAGCTGCGAGGGGTTAAACTTTATGAGCCGGGAAAAAATGCGGCCGAAGAGAAGATGCGACAGTCCTTGAAGGAACGTTGGAAAGGAAAATATGGGTATTAA
- a CDS encoding mannose-1-phosphate guanylyltransferase, with protein MSKIINVVLSGGVGSRLWPLSRKAKPKQYLPIFGGKTLFELTVERNQPLVSKVTLVGSIQNKDLAEPYLSKFNSDIIAEAAPRNTAAAIAFAAFHADPDDILIVTPSDHLIEGEEDYQQAINQGVVFAQEGYIATFGIIPTRPETGYGYIEHEGNTVLAFREKPNEETARDFLKKGSFLWNSGIFCFKAGVFLEELMRFEPKLYSAAETAFEYAQDLVLDEEHSLLIPSKSIDYAVLERSDLIKVVPAKFRWSDMGAFDSLFSYLKEKGHPVDENGNIVVGTNKHTVFVGLSNCMLINTEDAVLILDRNRSQDVKQVYESLEKGNSLLI; from the coding sequence ATGAGTAAAATAATAAATGTGGTATTGTCTGGTGGCGTTGGGTCAAGGTTATGGCCGCTTTCCAGAAAAGCAAAACCCAAGCAGTACCTGCCAATTTTTGGTGGTAAGACGCTATTTGAATTAACCGTCGAACGGAACCAACCCTTGGTTTCGAAAGTTACATTGGTAGGGTCCATTCAAAATAAGGATTTGGCAGAACCTTATTTGAGTAAATTCAACAGCGATATTATAGCTGAAGCGGCACCGAGAAATACGGCAGCAGCGATTGCTTTTGCTGCATTTCATGCCGACCCAGATGACATATTGATTGTTACACCATCCGACCACCTCATCGAAGGAGAAGAAGATTATCAACAGGCAATCAATCAAGGTGTTGTGTTTGCTCAGGAGGGATATATTGCCACTTTTGGAATTATCCCGACACGCCCGGAAACAGGTTATGGTTATATCGAACATGAGGGCAATACCGTGTTGGCCTTTCGTGAAAAGCCGAATGAGGAAACTGCACGCGATTTCCTGAAGAAGGGCTCCTTCCTTTGGAATTCCGGAATATTCTGCTTTAAAGCAGGTGTTTTCTTAGAGGAGCTGATGCGTTTCGAGCCTAAACTATATTCTGCAGCTGAAACGGCTTTTGAATATGCGCAAGACTTAGTTCTGGATGAAGAACACTCTTTGCTGATCCCATCCAAGAGTATCGACTATGCCGTTCTGGAGCGTAGTGACCTGATAAAAGTCGTTCCTGCGAAGTTTCGTTGGTCAGATATGGGAGCGTTTGACTCTTTGTTTAGTTATCTTAAGGAAAAGGGGCATCCGGTAGACGAGAATGGCAACATTGTTGTGGGTACAAATAAGCATACGGTCTTTGTGGGTTTATCGAACTGCATGTTGATCAATACAGAGGATGCAGTATTAATTCTCGACAGAAATCGTTCGCAAGATGTTAAACAGGTTTACGAATCATTGGAAAAAGGAAATTCTCTCTTAATTTAA
- a CDS encoding tyrosine-protein phosphatase, with product MGFWNNLFGGKTKNEKTYLNKLSWITWDIHNHLLPGIDDGSPDVEQSLELIKGLKDLGIHKSVSTPHVMFGVHNNTPETIQAAHQSLTSALTNNNLDFELKYSAEYMIDDQLDSIIENDQLCLMPNKYVLIEMSYLSESKALFTIIKSLLERGLQPILAHPERYNYYHNNFKIFEEIKNAGCMLQLNLLSISKYYGEHVKTAALTLIRAGMYDFVGTDMHHTRHLDALKGVVTKYDVCELLRDCPIKNASMFEVAQEKKIA from the coding sequence ATGGGATTTTGGAATAATCTATTCGGAGGAAAAACGAAAAACGAAAAAACGTATCTGAATAAACTTTCTTGGATTACTTGGGATATCCACAATCATTTATTACCTGGGATAGACGATGGAAGTCCGGATGTCGAGCAGTCTTTGGAGTTGATCAAAGGTTTAAAAGATTTAGGGATCCATAAATCGGTATCTACACCACACGTCATGTTTGGTGTTCATAACAACACGCCTGAAACAATTCAGGCTGCGCATCAGTCCTTAACGTCCGCTTTGACGAATAATAATCTTGATTTTGAATTAAAGTATAGCGCTGAGTATATGATTGATGATCAATTGGATTCGATCATCGAAAACGATCAACTGTGTTTGATGCCGAATAAATACGTGTTGATAGAAATGTCATATCTGTCGGAATCGAAAGCTTTATTCACAATTATAAAAAGTTTATTGGAGCGTGGTTTACAGCCTATACTGGCCCATCCCGAACGATATAACTACTATCACAATAACTTCAAGATTTTTGAAGAGATTAAAAATGCAGGCTGTATGTTACAGCTGAATTTACTTTCTATCAGTAAATACTACGGTGAGCACGTAAAGACAGCGGCATTAACATTAATCCGTGCTGGTATGTATGACTTTGTAGGCACTGATATGCACCATACTAGACACTTAGATGCTCTTAAGGGCGTTGTAACGAAGTATGATGTGTGCGAATTGCTGCGCGATTGTCCTATAAAGAATGCGAGCATGTTCGAGGTAGCGCAGGAAAAAAAAATCGCTTAA
- a CDS encoding lipopolysaccharide assembly protein LapB, with product MFNKVRVLLALGLIILMSGLKAQSDSEVLDPAGFVTKYNPKFKGVGPEVYVLPAPRTKEEVLVDSYQEKKSFYDSIARELDHQNLVEEFQLTSNASYIKQQFDPYPSSPEKWTELINSLKKNNNTRLAVGLTNQYALEAIKQKDIKKAISLLGDALALVQHTELREEASVVQFNLSNAHLYQGSYADADALQERYLQQALNNKSNVDQANSLVRVALIRAYQKEYKAAENSIIRRAIPLYNKSKDPQGKTKAWIQLAKIYQIQNKHTEAQWFLIQARELAKARNFKMDLPEIEYMLGYSKFIQQNYSVAKSELEHAKILADQENNKVLQLAIHDKLGEIDMIMGNYEDAAEHLFQYWKLRRELF from the coding sequence ATGTTTAACAAAGTGCGTGTGCTATTGGCCCTAGGGCTAATAATTTTGATGAGCGGGCTGAAAGCCCAGAGTGATAGTGAGGTATTGGATCCTGCGGGCTTTGTTACAAAGTACAACCCCAAGTTCAAAGGCGTTGGCCCTGAGGTGTATGTGTTACCTGCACCCAGAACCAAAGAAGAAGTTTTAGTAGACTCTTATCAGGAGAAAAAGAGTTTCTATGATTCGATTGCCCGGGAGCTGGACCATCAAAATCTGGTGGAGGAGTTTCAATTAACTTCCAATGCGTCCTATATCAAGCAACAATTCGACCCTTATCCCAGCAGCCCGGAAAAATGGACTGAGCTTATCAATTCTTTAAAGAAGAACAACAATACGCGTCTTGCCGTTGGCTTAACGAATCAGTATGCGCTGGAAGCCATCAAGCAAAAAGACATAAAAAAAGCGATAAGCTTGTTGGGCGACGCGTTAGCTCTAGTTCAGCATACCGAGTTGCGTGAGGAGGCGAGCGTTGTTCAGTTTAATCTTTCAAATGCGCATTTATATCAGGGCAGCTACGCTGATGCTGATGCGCTGCAAGAGCGATACCTACAACAGGCACTCAACAACAAAAGTAATGTCGATCAAGCGAATTCGCTCGTTCGTGTAGCGTTGATCCGTGCATACCAAAAGGAATATAAGGCGGCCGAGAACAGCATCATACGTCGCGCCATCCCGCTTTACAATAAGAGCAAGGATCCGCAAGGCAAAACAAAAGCTTGGATTCAGTTAGCAAAAATATATCAGATCCAGAATAAGCATACCGAGGCGCAATGGTTCTTGATTCAGGCGCGCGAGCTTGCCAAAGCCCGTAATTTTAAAATGGACCTGCCGGAGATTGAGTATATGCTCGGCTATTCGAAATTCATACAACAGAACTATAGTGTAGCAAAATCAGAGCTAGAGCATGCGAAAATACTTGCTGACCAGGAGAATAACAAAGTATTGCAGCTGGCTATTCATGATAAACTGGGGGAGATTGATATGATTATGGGGAATTATGAGGATGCTGCAGAGCATCTATTTCAATATTGGAAACTGCGCAGAGAACTATTTTAA
- a CDS encoding winged helix-turn-helix domain-containing protein, with translation MLDSLITSKTRLKLLIKFFVSASNKGYLRGIAEEFNESTNAVRKELNQLTDAGYLNRNQENQRIYYRANTQHPLFDSLQNLVRKYLGIDKAIEYVLERSGDIEQVCLLGDYAKGVDSGTIEVMVLGTGVDVAYLTQLRTKIESLLDKKIKIYFEKPEEVQQQIILFEKEDQK, from the coding sequence ATGTTAGACTCGCTAATTACATCGAAGACCCGATTGAAATTGCTTATCAAATTTTTTGTTTCGGCATCAAATAAGGGCTACTTACGCGGTATTGCAGAAGAGTTTAATGAGTCGACCAATGCGGTAAGAAAAGAACTCAATCAGCTTACAGATGCTGGATACCTAAATCGAAATCAGGAAAACCAAAGAATTTATTATCGAGCAAATACGCAACATCCACTGTTTGATTCGCTTCAGAACCTAGTTAGAAAATATTTAGGGATTGACAAGGCAATTGAATATGTTTTGGAACGCTCGGGCGATATTGAGCAGGTTTGTCTTCTTGGTGATTATGCCAAGGGCGTTGATTCTGGGACAATAGAGGTAATGGTGCTGGGCACAGGCGTAGATGTCGCGTACCTGACGCAGTTGAGAACTAAGATTGAATCCTTATTGGATAAGAAGATTAAAATTTACTTCGAAAAGCCAGAAGAGGTTCAACAGCAGATTATTCTTTTTGAGAAAGAAGATCAAAAGTAA
- a CDS encoding lipopolysaccharide assembly protein LapB encodes MYLKPILLTCIQLLLVCLLNLSGKNPYAHLLDIRGEKAMLEGVLRSKVHFGSDTLAIHKNLDPLLHFAIEKHNYKLKWAYYMLMADAFSIAFDKPNDRTDRYFELALNTIADENEEGLEMLTNIRWGYYYFTYRNLERAFPYFLRANDFNERVLSATIPLVPLHFGYMANFYSYIGDHKKAIVYLKLGIPYTEELSRKRIDMFNAVAVYLKRDSQMSESEDYFKHALKVAEKAKDSVWIGIISGNLADFERSRGNLDKCLELIQRNITYSDKFNEPLDAMRANIAIADVYIQRRQWKDAKEALYKAEGYVEDKPYFLQYKKDIAKAFADIAHGEGNNPKELIHLQEYLALNDSLTKQSNYEMMQKIYWQWESERYSQAVAAAEMKKVQAQQKYQLIGVLLLLTFVIILLLINRARNKERIKSTLLEKEQLRLAFEKNQVDQELLVLRDSLEEFTNTIKQNDVTIQQLRLEVKHGEDLDPAYQEKINDSLSDMLETHIMTDERWIKFKEVFDRVYPGFLIGQKAIYPKLSENDLRLLALMKLDLSNRSMGDLLGVSIEAVKKAKQRLKKKQEIIENQV; translated from the coding sequence ATGTATTTAAAACCGATACTGTTAACCTGTATTCAATTACTGCTCGTCTGCCTCTTAAATTTATCTGGCAAAAATCCCTACGCTCATTTATTGGATATTAGAGGCGAAAAGGCTATGCTGGAAGGCGTGCTGCGGTCTAAAGTACATTTCGGAAGCGACACTTTAGCTATCCATAAAAATTTAGATCCACTTCTTCACTTTGCAATTGAAAAGCATAATTATAAGTTAAAGTGGGCGTATTATATGTTGATGGCCGATGCTTTTTCGATTGCTTTTGATAAACCCAATGATCGAACGGATCGTTATTTCGAACTAGCATTAAATACGATTGCTGACGAGAATGAGGAGGGATTAGAGATGCTGACAAACATTCGTTGGGGCTATTATTATTTTACATACAGAAACTTAGAACGAGCTTTTCCTTACTTTTTAAGAGCAAATGATTTCAATGAACGTGTGTTGTCGGCAACCATTCCCCTGGTTCCTCTTCACTTCGGTTATATGGCAAACTTTTACAGTTACATAGGCGATCATAAAAAAGCAATCGTGTATCTTAAATTGGGTATTCCTTATACCGAAGAGCTGAGCAGGAAGCGGATCGATATGTTCAATGCCGTGGCCGTTTATTTGAAGCGCGATTCTCAGATGTCTGAATCCGAAGATTATTTCAAACATGCGTTAAAAGTTGCAGAAAAGGCGAAAGATTCGGTATGGATAGGAATTATCTCGGGTAATTTGGCCGATTTTGAAAGAAGCAGAGGGAATCTTGATAAGTGTTTGGAGCTGATACAGCGGAATATCACGTATTCGGACAAGTTTAATGAACCTTTAGATGCCATGCGGGCAAATATTGCGATTGCCGATGTCTATATTCAACGAAGGCAATGGAAGGATGCTAAGGAGGCGCTCTACAAGGCGGAAGGTTATGTAGAAGATAAGCCGTACTTTCTGCAATATAAAAAAGACATCGCTAAAGCATTTGCGGATATCGCTCATGGCGAGGGCAATAACCCCAAGGAATTAATCCATCTGCAAGAATATCTCGCGCTCAACGATAGTTTGACAAAACAGTCGAATTATGAAATGATGCAAAAGATTTATTGGCAATGGGAGTCTGAGCGTTATTCGCAAGCGGTTGCAGCGGCGGAGATGAAGAAAGTGCAGGCTCAACAGAAATATCAGCTAATCGGTGTTCTATTGCTTTTAACCTTTGTGATTATTTTATTATTGATAAATCGCGCTAGAAATAAAGAGCGAATCAAATCTACGCTTCTGGAGAAGGAACAATTGCGTTTGGCATTTGAAAAGAATCAAGTGGATCAAGAACTGTTAGTTCTGAGAGATTCGTTGGAAGAGTTTACCAATACAATCAAACAAAATGACGTGACCATCCAGCAATTAAGGTTGGAAGTGAAACATGGTGAGGATCTGGATCCCGCCTATCAAGAGAAAATCAACGATAGTCTGAGTGATATGCTTGAAACACATATCATGACGGATGAGCGTTGGATAAAATTCAAAGAAGTGTTCGATCGCGTGTATCCCGGTTTCCTGATTGGGCAAAAAGCGATATATCCCAAGCTTTCGGAAAATGATTTGAGGCTGTTGGCTTTAATGAAATTGGACCTTAGCAATCGAAGCATGGGGGATCTCCTCGGGGTTTCTATAGAAGCTGTCAAAAAGGCAAAACAAAGACTAAAGAAAAAGCAGGAAATTATAGAAAATCAGGTGTAA
- a CDS encoding lipocalin family protein has protein sequence MKRSISTLLLLTGFLLLISCAKDEISEQDPLVGLWKLQRITAGNESVDVTNMTCYGQSTLKVTESEITLSLKSPQTGADCSADTSSFGWKKNGNVYQVVDDEVGEYITITLIGDDLSLTVTADGNSSTFLFRK, from the coding sequence ATGAAAAGATCAATATCGACACTTCTCTTGCTAACGGGATTTCTCTTATTGATATCCTGTGCAAAAGATGAAATTTCGGAACAGGATCCACTTGTGGGGTTGTGGAAATTGCAGCGCATTACCGCCGGAAACGAAAGCGTGGATGTTACCAATATGACGTGTTATGGCCAATCAACTTTAAAGGTGACAGAATCGGAGATAACATTATCGTTGAAGAGTCCCCAAACAGGTGCAGATTGCAGTGCCGATACTTCCTCGTTCGGATGGAAGAAAAACGGCAACGTTTATCAGGTTGTGGATGACGAGGTCGGAGAATATATTACGATTACATTAATCGGGGACGATTTATCGTTAACAGTTACTGCCGATGGAAATTCATCCACCTTTTTATTTAGAAAGTAA